The following coding sequences are from one Azospirillum humicireducens window:
- a CDS encoding TonB-dependent siderophore receptor, whose amino-acid sequence MEIEVGSAATAVRPATGKRGRLKPFLLATAMAGLALLANQSAGLAQQATDGGQAGNTQATGGGMVLAPISVQGVVGGTEGYVATRSAVGTKVETPLVEIPQTISVVTRKELDQRAVQDFAGAVAYSPGIAVVDYPGGPGAPDFSMRGFRDFNLFGIYRDGLRAGFNNYDTNFEPYGLERVDVVKGPSSVLFGQTSPGGVVNLTTKRPTDKPLHEIQLQTGSFDRRQAAFDFGGPVDGDGKVLYRLTGLGRMSDSQVDHAPDDRVYIAPAVTFKPTDKTKMTLLASYQKLKMSGSEQSIPRSSMDLIGTDLYFGVPGYSDWKVQNTTIGYELEHEISPDWTFHQNARYMHSRVNFVSAFSTAWPVELVNGRFYPVGVQDRPKTTETYLLDSNVQGKVSTGPVSHTILAGVDYAYYIGRETRRNSLNALVIDVLNPSYPGTDFLYGDPWVDGKSNLTQIGAYLQDQLRYENWILTLSGRQDWVVGKETNNLSSSFQTARDHHFTGRVGLGYVFDNGIAPYASYATSFQPTTGTYAPQRGGGTFKPTTGTQYEVGVKYQPNGWNSFISASLYHITQQNVVTNDPVFSGFSVQDGEIRSRGIELEGKMELTEEFSLIASYAFVDAEITKDNPAVGSTASSVGLRPKGIPRHMASAWGDYTVKSGPLTGLGLGVGARYVGSAKNTANTETIPDYTLVDAAVRYDLGALRSELQGASVALNVSNLTDKKYHSAGFYDNTVLYGNRRQVLATLKYSW is encoded by the coding sequence ATGGAGATCGAGGTTGGGTCGGCCGCAACGGCCGTCCGTCCGGCGACGGGCAAGCGCGGGCGTCTGAAGCCCTTCCTGCTGGCGACAGCGATGGCCGGACTTGCGCTGCTGGCGAACCAGTCGGCCGGTCTGGCACAGCAGGCGACGGATGGCGGCCAAGCCGGCAACACCCAGGCGACCGGCGGCGGCATGGTGCTTGCGCCGATTTCCGTTCAGGGCGTCGTCGGCGGCACCGAGGGTTATGTCGCGACCCGCAGCGCCGTCGGCACCAAGGTCGAGACGCCGCTTGTCGAAATCCCACAGACCATCTCCGTCGTCACCCGCAAGGAGCTGGACCAGCGCGCGGTGCAGGATTTCGCCGGTGCGGTCGCCTATTCGCCCGGCATCGCGGTGGTCGATTACCCCGGCGGTCCCGGCGCCCCGGATTTCTCGATGCGCGGCTTCCGCGACTTCAACCTGTTCGGCATCTATCGTGACGGCCTGCGGGCCGGCTTCAACAACTACGACACCAATTTCGAGCCCTACGGGCTGGAGCGCGTCGATGTGGTGAAGGGGCCGTCGTCGGTCCTGTTCGGCCAGACCTCGCCCGGCGGCGTTGTGAACCTGACCACGAAGCGGCCGACCGACAAGCCGCTGCACGAGATCCAGCTGCAGACCGGCAGCTTCGACCGCCGTCAGGCCGCCTTCGATTTCGGCGGGCCGGTGGACGGCGACGGCAAGGTGCTGTACCGCCTGACCGGTCTCGGCCGCATGTCCGACAGCCAGGTCGACCATGCGCCGGACGACCGCGTCTACATCGCGCCGGCCGTGACCTTCAAGCCGACCGACAAGACCAAGATGACCCTGCTCGCCAGCTATCAGAAGCTGAAGATGAGCGGTTCGGAGCAGAGCATTCCGCGCAGCTCGATGGATCTGATCGGCACCGATCTCTATTTCGGTGTCCCCGGATATTCCGACTGGAAGGTGCAGAACACCACCATCGGTTACGAGCTGGAGCATGAGATCAGCCCGGACTGGACCTTCCACCAGAATGCCCGCTACATGCATTCGCGGGTCAACTTCGTCAGCGCCTTCAGCACCGCGTGGCCGGTCGAGCTGGTGAACGGGCGATTCTATCCGGTCGGGGTGCAGGACCGTCCGAAGACCACCGAGACCTATCTGCTCGACAGCAACGTCCAGGGCAAGGTATCGACCGGGCCGGTGTCGCACACCATTCTGGCCGGCGTCGACTATGCCTATTACATCGGGCGGGAGACGCGGCGCAATTCGCTGAACGCGCTGGTGATCGACGTTCTCAACCCGAGCTATCCGGGGACCGATTTCCTCTATGGCGATCCCTGGGTGGACGGCAAGAGCAACCTGACCCAGATCGGCGCCTACCTGCAGGACCAGCTGCGCTACGAGAACTGGATACTGACGCTCAGCGGCCGTCAGGACTGGGTGGTCGGCAAGGAGACGAACAACCTGTCCAGCAGCTTCCAGACCGCGCGCGACCATCACTTCACCGGACGCGTCGGCCTGGGCTATGTCTTCGACAACGGCATCGCGCCCTATGCCAGCTACGCGACCTCGTTCCAGCCGACCACCGGCACCTATGCACCGCAGCGTGGCGGCGGCACCTTCAAGCCGACCACCGGCACCCAGTACGAAGTGGGCGTGAAGTATCAGCCGAACGGCTGGAACAGCTTCATCTCCGCCTCGCTCTACCACATCACCCAGCAGAATGTCGTCACCAACGACCCGGTGTTCAGCGGCTTTTCGGTGCAGGACGGCGAGATCCGCAGCCGCGGCATCGAGCTGGAAGGCAAGATGGAGCTGACGGAGGAGTTCAGCCTGATCGCCTCCTACGCCTTCGTCGATGCCGAGATCACCAAGGACAACCCCGCCGTCGGTTCCACCGCCAGCTCGGTCGGGCTGCGTCCGAAGGGGATTCCGCGCCACATGGCGTCGGCCTGGGGCGACTACACCGTCAAGTCGGGTCCGCTGACCGGGCTTGGCCTCGGCGTCGGCGCGCGCTATGTCGGCTCGGCCAAGAACACGGCCAACACCGAGACCATCCCCGACTACACGCTGGTCGATGCCGCCGTCCGTTACGATCTGGGCGCGCTGCGGTCCGAACTGCAGGGCGCCAGCGTCGCGCTCAACGTCAGCAACCTGACCGACAAGAAGTATCATTCGGCGGGCTTCTACGACAACACCGTGCTGTACGGCAACCGCCGCCAGGTCCTGGCGACGCTGAAGTACAGCTGGTAA
- a CDS encoding DedA family protein encodes MLTGLPDFAAQGAALAAFIEAHAEWAEAIIFLMAFAEGLTLVGLLIPGVVMLIATGALVGAGVLDFWSVYLAIAGGAILGDATSYWLGRRYGERLFRIWPLSRQPDLRRRGEAFFLRHGSKSVFLARFIGPLRAVVPTTAGMLAMPHRKFQVFNVLSAVIWAPLLLSPGHLAWTGYDISGMGGRTAPAAEGNAGQGAAKSCAPAPPVAGLPERPGC; translated from the coding sequence GTGCTGACGGGACTGCCGGACTTCGCAGCCCAGGGGGCCGCTCTCGCCGCCTTCATCGAAGCGCATGCGGAGTGGGCGGAAGCCATCATCTTCCTGATGGCCTTTGCCGAGGGGCTGACACTCGTCGGGCTTCTCATTCCCGGTGTCGTCATGCTGATCGCGACCGGTGCGCTTGTGGGCGCGGGCGTTCTCGATTTCTGGTCGGTCTATCTGGCGATCGCCGGCGGCGCCATCCTGGGGGACGCCACCTCCTACTGGCTGGGCCGCCGTTATGGCGAGCGCCTGTTCCGGATATGGCCGTTGAGCCGGCAGCCCGACCTGCGCCGCCGTGGCGAAGCCTTCTTCCTGCGGCATGGAAGCAAGAGCGTGTTCCTGGCGCGCTTCATCGGGCCGCTGCGCGCGGTGGTTCCGACCACCGCCGGCATGTTGGCGATGCCCCATCGGAAATTTCAGGTCTTCAACGTCCTGTCGGCCGTGATCTGGGCTCCGCTGCTGCTGTCGCCGGGCCATCTTGCCTGGACCGGCTACGATATTAGCGGAATGGGTGGCCGCACCGCACCGGCGGCAGAGGGCAATGCGGGACAAGGCGCGGCAAAATCCTGTGCGCCCGCTCCGCCGGTTGCCGGGCTGCCGGAAAGACCGGGCTGCTGA
- a CDS encoding BMP family ABC transporter substrate-binding protein — protein MPFLLIMLFVVAMASPGRAETPADRQFAIIFNNTKTDGGFNELALRGLQRFKTETGIDARENIIRTEEESVRSMRNFAHYGIRNILLIGFVNEGAVSTVAQEFPDVHFTLIDGRVDLPNVRSILFREDEAAYLVGMAAGLASGSGTVGFIGAVPIPPIKRFECGFVQGVMATRPSARLLRRFLGSDANAFRDKDAAHSMTDQLIAEGADVAFAAAGYAGTAVLERMAAAGHLGIGVDTNQNVLFPGHVLTSALKRVDVAAYLALRDAHEGTWTAGVQHLGLAERGVDWARDEANASLVAGLAPRLETAAAEIAGGRLAVQPAELVEACR, from the coding sequence ATGCCCTTCCTGCTGATCATGCTGTTTGTCGTGGCGATGGCTTCACCCGGCCGGGCCGAAACTCCTGCCGACCGCCAGTTCGCCATCATCTTCAACAACACCAAGACGGACGGCGGATTCAACGAACTGGCCCTGCGCGGCCTGCAGCGCTTCAAGACCGAAACCGGCATCGATGCGCGCGAGAACATCATCCGCACCGAGGAAGAGAGCGTCCGGTCGATGCGGAATTTCGCGCACTATGGAATCCGCAACATCCTGCTGATCGGCTTCGTCAATGAAGGCGCGGTTTCGACCGTGGCGCAGGAGTTTCCGGACGTGCATTTCACCCTGATCGACGGCCGGGTCGATCTGCCGAACGTGCGCTCCATCCTCTTCCGCGAGGACGAGGCCGCTTATCTGGTCGGCATGGCGGCGGGATTGGCGAGCGGCAGCGGTACGGTCGGCTTCATCGGCGCAGTGCCGATTCCACCGATCAAGCGCTTCGAATGCGGCTTCGTCCAGGGCGTGATGGCGACCCGTCCATCGGCCCGGTTGCTACGCCGCTTCCTCGGCAGCGATGCGAACGCATTCCGCGACAAGGACGCCGCGCACAGCATGACGGATCAGCTGATCGCCGAGGGCGCCGATGTCGCTTTCGCCGCCGCCGGTTATGCCGGGACCGCCGTGTTGGAGAGGATGGCGGCAGCCGGGCATTTGGGAATCGGCGTGGACACGAACCAGAATGTCCTGTTTCCCGGCCATGTCCTGACATCGGCGCTGAAGCGGGTCGACGTCGCCGCCTATCTTGCCTTGCGGGATGCGCATGAGGGCACATGGACCGCCGGCGTGCAGCATCTCGGGCTGGCGGAGCGAGGCGTGGATTGGGCGAGAGACGAGGCCAACGCCAGCCTGGTCGCTGGCCTGGCGCCCCGGCTCGAAACGGCGGCGGCGGAAATCGCCGGCGGAAGGCTGGCCGTGCAGCCGGCCGAACTGGTCGAGGCCTGCCGCTGA
- a CDS encoding sensor histidine kinase translates to MMRTVGMICLPLLLAVGLAVVVAISYSSRDARTALEARARQTVALLAGGVGDALWNVDRLAAQAMLRPLSDDPDFVGAIIVESGGSVFLRLGDAGPSRHGLIVEQVSLIRPAAGGQAAGQAGEPGAGQRIGQLQLYLTTARAEQIINSRAWAIAWSGLGLLAAVCCLLAAIVRGVTLPIHRMTDCMAMLAAGRVDLEIPRIDRRDEVGRMAAALGTLKQHAAERLEFIERQARHMEVIEEIVAKRTEELSAALETLKRAQNELIRSEKLAALGGMVAAIAHEINTPIGSGLTVATTLSEKVTEFQAILEGKELRRSVIRAYSGSFGTASQLLVGNLLRASELIGRFKRVAVDQTGELRRRFELDVVCGEVVAMLRPTYRHSPVSIDLKLPAGVVMDSFPGALGQVLTNLMTNAMIHGFADASVAGTITIAAVLEEDGRHVALTVADDGAGIPVAVLPRIFDPFFSTKLGSGGSGLGLHIVYAIVMRVLGGVVAVESQIGQGTRFSMVMPLVAPRQSGHDAAEETVAMPS, encoded by the coding sequence ATGATGCGGACCGTCGGGATGATCTGCCTTCCCCTGCTGCTGGCGGTCGGCCTGGCGGTGGTGGTTGCGATCAGCTATTCCAGTCGGGACGCCCGGACTGCGCTGGAGGCCAGGGCCCGGCAAACGGTCGCTCTTCTGGCGGGCGGGGTCGGTGACGCGCTGTGGAACGTCGACCGGCTTGCGGCACAGGCGATGCTGCGTCCTCTGTCCGATGACCCTGATTTCGTCGGCGCGATCATCGTCGAAAGCGGCGGTTCGGTCTTCCTCAGGCTGGGGGATGCCGGCCCGTCGCGCCATGGGCTGATCGTGGAACAGGTTTCCCTGATCAGACCCGCGGCGGGGGGACAGGCAGCGGGACAGGCAGGGGAGCCGGGCGCGGGGCAGCGGATCGGGCAGTTGCAGCTCTACCTGACGACCGCGCGTGCGGAGCAGATCATCAACAGCCGGGCCTGGGCGATCGCCTGGAGCGGATTGGGCCTGCTGGCTGCGGTGTGCTGCCTGCTGGCGGCCATCGTCCGTGGCGTCACCCTGCCCATCCATCGGATGACCGACTGTATGGCGATGCTGGCGGCCGGACGGGTCGATCTGGAGATTCCGCGGATCGACCGCCGGGACGAGGTCGGACGGATGGCGGCGGCGCTCGGCACCTTGAAGCAGCATGCGGCGGAGCGGTTGGAGTTCATCGAGCGTCAGGCCCGCCATATGGAGGTGATCGAAGAGATCGTCGCCAAACGCACCGAGGAGCTGAGCGCTGCTCTGGAAACCCTGAAGCGTGCGCAGAACGAACTGATCCGCTCCGAGAAGCTGGCGGCGCTCGGCGGCATGGTCGCCGCCATCGCGCACGAGATCAACACGCCGATTGGAAGCGGTCTGACGGTCGCGACGACGCTTTCCGAAAAGGTCACGGAGTTCCAGGCAATTCTGGAGGGAAAGGAGCTGCGTCGGTCGGTCATCCGGGCCTATTCCGGCAGCTTCGGCACGGCCAGCCAGCTTCTGGTCGGCAATCTGCTGCGCGCATCCGAGCTGATCGGCCGGTTCAAGCGCGTGGCCGTCGACCAGACCGGCGAGCTGCGCCGCCGGTTCGAACTTGATGTCGTCTGTGGTGAGGTCGTCGCCATGCTGCGGCCGACCTATAGGCATTCCCCGGTGTCCATCGATCTGAAGCTGCCCGCCGGGGTGGTCATGGACAGCTTTCCAGGGGCCCTCGGCCAGGTGCTGACCAATCTGATGACGAATGCCATGATCCATGGCTTTGCCGACGCGTCGGTGGCGGGGACCATCACCATCGCCGCGGTGCTGGAGGAGGATGGCCGGCATGTGGCCTTGACCGTGGCCGACGACGGGGCAGGCATTCCGGTGGCGGTTCTGCCGCGCATCTTCGACCCGTTCTTCTCCACCAAGCTCGGGTCGGGCGGCAGCGGGCTCGGTTTGCACATCGTCTACGCGATCGTCATGCGGGTTCTCGGCGGGGTGGTGGCGGTGGAGAGCCAGATCGGCCAGGGAACCCGCTTCTCAATGGTCATGCCGCTGGTGGCTCCGCGACAATCCGGGCATGACGCCGCTGAAGAGACGGTGGCCATGCCGTCCTGA
- a CDS encoding putative bifunctional diguanylate cyclase/phosphodiesterase, translating into MLVDDDDIVHASTSYSLHDLEILGRRLELTHANSAAEAYAILREDSDFAVVLLDVVMETPDAGLKLVRIIREELKLTALRIILRTGQPGYAPELAVIRDYDIDDYRTKSEMTRNRLLTSLFTALRAYSHIHALEVSRKGLERIIAASAGLFRRSSLRSFCEGILLQLGGLLDVEASGFVLARVAPSTAARVDDGGEPLILAAAGPFLHLSGTRLSHMEDEPLRRLIASALEEKRSVYLDGVTVLYIPGQSGDDLAIYVATGREIGPDVRRLLEVFCSNVALGFDNVSLLDDVRSLAYHDTLTGLPNRTLFLEEIGSRIAQQSASSGVLTVLLLDLDHFQSVNDGLGHETGDRLLLAVANRLCSVFSDQHAVSRIASDMFGVLVWLKQPLDHRDLVRAIELCFVDPFTINGHPIDIRISGGYVLADDREPDVHRLVRRAGMALKGAKRGGRGRILRFDPAMEEELSGRLSLVSRLAEAQANGQFSLVYQPQIALSDGIAFGSEALLRWQLPEGTWVRPDRFIPVAEDAGHILSLGEWVLRQACLHQVQWRDGSVGRLRMAVNVSVRQLRDGSFVRSADRILTACNAEPRDIELEITESHAMENDQVLATVRTLRGMGFSIAIDDFGTGYSSLSRLQQLPASVLKIDRSFVTDLGTHPESRSIAATIVKVGQELGMTVLAEGVETAEQEEILRSLGCDAAQGYLYARPMPAQQFERWLLDSAPVRRPATVS; encoded by the coding sequence TTGCTGGTCGATGATGACGATATCGTGCATGCATCGACCAGCTACTCGCTTCACGATCTGGAGATCCTCGGTCGCCGGCTGGAGCTGACCCATGCGAATTCCGCTGCGGAAGCCTATGCCATCCTGCGGGAGGACAGCGATTTCGCCGTCGTCCTGCTCGATGTCGTGATGGAAACGCCGGATGCCGGATTGAAACTCGTCCGCATCATCCGGGAGGAACTGAAGCTGACCGCATTGCGGATCATCCTCCGCACCGGCCAACCGGGCTACGCGCCGGAATTGGCGGTGATCCGCGATTACGACATCGACGATTACAGAACGAAGTCGGAGATGACGCGCAACCGTCTGCTGACCTCGCTTTTCACGGCGTTGCGCGCCTACAGCCACATCCACGCGCTGGAGGTGAGCCGCAAGGGATTGGAGCGGATCATCGCGGCCTCGGCAGGACTGTTCCGCCGCAGTTCCCTGCGCTCCTTCTGCGAGGGCATCCTGCTGCAGCTCGGCGGCCTTCTCGATGTCGAAGCGAGCGGTTTCGTCCTCGCCCGTGTGGCGCCATCGACGGCGGCCAGGGTCGACGATGGCGGGGAGCCGCTCATCCTGGCGGCGGCCGGCCCCTTCCTCCATCTGTCGGGCACGCGCCTCAGCCATATGGAAGACGAGCCGCTGCGCAGGCTGATCGCTTCGGCGCTGGAGGAAAAGCGGAGCGTTTATCTGGACGGCGTCACGGTGCTCTATATTCCCGGCCAATCCGGGGACGATCTTGCCATCTATGTCGCAACCGGCCGGGAGATCGGCCCGGACGTCCGGCGCCTGCTGGAGGTCTTCTGCTCCAATGTCGCGCTTGGCTTCGACAATGTCTCCCTCCTCGACGATGTCCGGTCGCTCGCCTACCACGACACGCTGACGGGGTTGCCCAACCGCACCCTGTTCCTGGAGGAGATCGGCAGCCGGATCGCGCAACAGTCCGCATCGAGCGGCGTGCTGACGGTCCTTCTCCTCGACCTCGACCATTTCCAGTCGGTGAATGACGGTCTCGGCCATGAGACGGGCGACCGGCTGCTGCTGGCGGTTGCAAACCGTCTGTGCTCGGTGTTCAGCGACCAGCACGCGGTCAGCCGGATCGCCAGCGACATGTTCGGGGTGCTGGTCTGGCTGAAACAGCCGCTCGATCACCGGGATCTGGTCCGGGCGATCGAACTCTGCTTCGTCGATCCCTTCACCATCAACGGGCACCCCATCGATATCCGCATCTCGGGCGGCTATGTCCTGGCCGACGACCGGGAGCCGGATGTCCATCGGTTGGTCCGCCGGGCGGGGATGGCGTTGAAGGGAGCCAAGCGCGGCGGGCGTGGCCGCATCCTGCGCTTCGACCCGGCGATGGAGGAGGAACTGAGCGGGCGGCTTTCCTTGGTCAGCCGCCTTGCCGAGGCGCAGGCCAACGGACAATTCTCCCTTGTCTACCAGCCGCAGATCGCCCTGTCGGACGGGATCGCCTTCGGCAGCGAGGCCCTGCTGCGCTGGCAGTTGCCGGAGGGAACCTGGGTCAGGCCCGACCGGTTCATCCCGGTTGCCGAAGACGCCGGCCACATCCTCAGTCTGGGCGAATGGGTCCTGCGGCAGGCCTGCCTGCATCAGGTCCAGTGGCGGGACGGCTCCGTCGGGCGGCTTCGCATGGCGGTCAACGTCTCGGTGCGGCAGTTGCGCGATGGCAGCTTCGTCCGCAGCGCCGACCGCATCCTCACCGCCTGCAACGCCGAGCCGCGCGACATCGAACTGGAGATCACCGAAAGCCACGCCATGGAGAACGACCAGGTTCTTGCGACCGTCCGGACGCTGCGCGGCATGGGCTTCAGCATCGCCATCGACGATTTCGGCACCGGCTACTCGTCGCTGTCGCGGCTGCAGCAGCTCCCCGCCTCCGTTCTCAAGATCGACCGCTCCTTCGTGACGGATCTCGGAACCCACCCGGAAAGCCGCAGCATTGCCGCGACCATCGTGAAGGTCGGCCAAGAACTGGGAATGACCGTCCTCGCCGAAGGGGTCGAGACGGCCGAGCAGGAGGAGATCCTGCGGTCGCTCGGCTGCGACGCCGCGCAGGGCTATCTCTACGCCAGGCCGATGCCGGCCCAGCAGTTCGAACGCTGGCTTCTGGACAGCGCGCCGGTCCGTCGGCCCGCAACGGTGTCCTGA
- a CDS encoding sensor histidine kinase, with protein MSPPSRRRPSIGTVLLVMTFAALVLPLSGLWILRLYESALIRQTESELIAQAGVVAAFYRDAWRRAGGRAEAFGPPVDPVWTRPPGFDPPWTPRFASLDLAEDPILPPAPDPVPAMATDPAAAIAGSTLGPILREAQRITLAGMRVTDHQGVVVASTGEEMGLSLARQDEVRRALAGEAASVLRERTGHERQGYSSGRNASSQNGPAVPDRSRSVRVFTAQPVLDDGRVVGVVVVSRTPRSIADTLYGKRWHLAGLAVLLLVSVGVLVRLGTVAIARPLRTVTGMAKRTADGERGVMVPLPRPVVREVAELSDALTRMARTLEERADYIRDFAAHVSHEFKTPLTTIRGTVELLRDHMDSMPPADRDRFLANMDAEAGRLSRLVRRLLELARADVMTVTDDAVTDAVPVAARLADRYGAETSLPSSLPVAIGQESLESVLANLIENARHHAGADAQVTVTLRAEGERAILRVADDGPGISPANANLVFVPFFTTARERSGTGLGLTIARGLVEAHGGSIALLPSECGALFEVRLRRSRASS; from the coding sequence ATGAGCCCGCCGTCCAGACGGCGACCGTCCATCGGGACCGTGCTGCTGGTCATGACCTTTGCGGCGCTGGTCCTGCCGTTGAGCGGCCTTTGGATCCTGCGTCTCTACGAAAGTGCCCTGATCCGCCAGACGGAATCGGAACTGATTGCCCAGGCCGGCGTGGTCGCGGCCTTCTACCGCGATGCTTGGCGCCGGGCCGGCGGCCGGGCGGAGGCGTTCGGCCCCCCGGTCGATCCGGTCTGGACACGCCCGCCGGGTTTCGACCCGCCCTGGACGCCGCGTTTCGCCAGCCTCGACCTTGCCGAGGACCCGATCCTTCCCCCGGCCCCCGATCCCGTCCCGGCGATGGCGACCGACCCGGCGGCCGCCATTGCCGGATCGACCCTCGGCCCGATCCTGCGCGAGGCGCAGCGCATCACCCTGGCGGGCATGAGGGTCACCGATCACCAGGGGGTGGTCGTCGCCAGCACCGGCGAAGAGATGGGCCTGTCCCTGGCGCGGCAGGACGAGGTCCGCCGCGCCCTTGCCGGCGAGGCCGCCAGTGTCCTGCGCGAACGCACGGGCCACGAACGCCAGGGCTACTCCAGCGGCCGGAACGCCAGCAGCCAGAACGGCCCGGCCGTGCCGGACCGGAGCCGGTCGGTGCGGGTCTTCACCGCCCAGCCCGTGCTCGACGACGGGCGCGTCGTCGGCGTGGTGGTGGTATCGCGCACGCCGCGCAGCATCGCCGACACCCTCTACGGCAAGCGCTGGCACCTTGCCGGGCTGGCGGTGCTGCTGCTCGTGTCGGTCGGGGTGCTGGTGCGGCTGGGGACGGTCGCCATCGCCCGCCCGCTCCGGACGGTCACCGGCATGGCGAAACGCACGGCGGACGGCGAACGGGGCGTGATGGTCCCGCTGCCGCGCCCGGTGGTGCGCGAGGTCGCCGAACTGTCGGATGCGCTGACCCGGATGGCCAGGACGCTGGAGGAGCGGGCCGACTACATCCGCGATTTCGCCGCCCATGTCTCACACGAATTCAAGACGCCTCTGACCACCATCCGCGGCACCGTCGAACTGCTGCGGGACCACATGGACAGCATGCCTCCCGCAGACCGGGACCGCTTCCTCGCCAACATGGACGCCGAAGCCGGACGGCTGTCCCGCCTCGTCCGCCGTCTGCTCGAACTGGCCCGCGCCGACGTGATGACGGTAACGGACGACGCTGTGACCGATGCCGTGCCGGTCGCCGCCCGTCTGGCCGACCGCTATGGCGCGGAAACCTCCCTGCCGTCGTCATTGCCGGTCGCCATCGGTCAGGAGTCCCTGGAAAGCGTCCTGGCGAACCTCATCGAGAATGCCAGGCATCATGCCGGCGCGGATGCGCAGGTGACCGTCACCCTGCGGGCCGAGGGGGAACGGGCGATCCTGCGGGTCGCCGACGACGGGCCCGGCATCTCGCCGGCGAATGCCAACCTCGTCTTCGTCCCCTTCTTCACCACCGCGCGCGAGCGCAGCGGCACCGGCCTCGGCCTCACCATCGCACGCGGTCTGGTGGAGGCCCATGGCGGTAGCATCGCCCTGCTGCCTTCCGAATGCGGGGCCCTGTTCGAGGTCCGGCTGCGCCGGAGCCGGGCATCGTCGTGA
- a CDS encoding response regulator transcription factor — MTKILLIDDDPHIRDIVRFALKREGFAVIEAGDGVRGLALALGEAPDLILLDIGMPEMDGTEVCRRLRRESRVPIIFLSSRDDEIDRILGLELGGDDYVTKPFSPRELTARVKAVLRRMVPPEPAVQEPVLRHNRLRLDPEGVRAFWDETEVALTATEFGLLRTLADRPGKVFSRDALMDGAYATERYVADRTVDSHIRRVRAKFQAVGGAPVETVHGLGYKLSDCR, encoded by the coding sequence ATGACCAAGATCCTGCTGATCGACGACGATCCCCACATCCGCGACATCGTCCGCTTCGCCTTGAAGCGGGAGGGCTTTGCCGTCATCGAGGCCGGGGACGGCGTCCGGGGGCTGGCGCTGGCCCTGGGGGAAGCGCCAGACCTGATCCTGCTGGACATCGGCATGCCCGAGATGGACGGCACCGAGGTGTGCCGCCGGCTCCGCCGTGAAAGCCGGGTCCCCATCATCTTCCTGTCCTCGCGCGATGACGAGATCGACCGGATTCTCGGCCTCGAACTGGGGGGCGACGATTACGTCACGAAGCCCTTCTCCCCGCGCGAACTGACGGCGCGGGTCAAGGCGGTGTTGCGCCGGATGGTCCCGCCGGAACCGGCGGTCCAGGAACCCGTCCTCCGCCACAACCGCCTGCGCCTGGACCCGGAGGGCGTGCGCGCCTTCTGGGACGAGACGGAGGTGGCGCTGACCGCCACGGAGTTCGGCCTTCTGCGCACCCTTGCCGACCGGCCGGGAAAGGTGTTCAGCCGCGACGCGCTGATGGATGGCGCCTATGCCACCGAACGCTATGTGGCCGACCGCACCGTGGACAGCCATATCCGCCGGGTCCGGGCCAAGTTTCAGGCGGTGGGCGGCGCCCCGGTGGAAACCGTGCATGGGCTGGGCTACAAGCTGTCGGACTGCCGATGA